In a genomic window of Punica granatum isolate Tunisia-2019 chromosome 6, ASM765513v2, whole genome shotgun sequence:
- the LOC116210290 gene encoding MLP-like protein 328, producing MASPEALHGRLQKDIDLKSSADQYYRMWRKESHKIPTATTQNIQAVALHEGDWHDHGAIKIWNYTVEGKSGTFKEKVEFDDANMTFTLHGIEGDVYDEYKVYRPICKVVPKSKGSVAKLALEYERVNEDTPIPNKYMDFFVSMTQDIDAHAYAAST from the exons ATGGCGTCACCAGAGGCACTTCATGGAAGGCTGCAGAAGGATATCGACCTGAAATCGAGTGCAGACCAGTACTACAGGATGTGGAGGAAAGAGTCCCACAAGATCCCCACGGCTACAACACAGAACATCCAGGCAGTTGCTCTTCACGAAGGTGACTGGCACGACCATGGAGCTATCAAGATCTGGAACTACACCGTTG AAGGAAAATCAGGAACGTTCAAGGAGAAGGTGGAGTTTGATGATGCGAACATGACTTTCACCCTTCATGGCATTGAGGGAGATGTTTATGACGAGTACAAGGTGTACAGGCCCATATGCAAGGTTGTCCCGAAAAGCAAGGGCTCCGTCGCGAAGTTAGCCCTAGAGTATGAGAGGGTGAACGAGGATACACCGATTCCCAACAAGTACATGGACTTCTTTGTAAGCATGACTCAGGATATCGATGCCCATGCCTACGCAGCATCAACATGA